From Anoplopoma fimbria isolate UVic2021 breed Golden Eagle Sablefish chromosome 11, Afim_UVic_2022, whole genome shotgun sequence, one genomic window encodes:
- the LOC129098045 gene encoding LOW QUALITY PROTEIN: caskin-2-like (The sequence of the model RefSeq protein was modified relative to this genomic sequence to represent the inferred CDS: inserted 2 bases in 2 codons), with product MGKEQDLLQAVKTGDLVSTQKLLSRLKASRNKLLGSTKRLNVNYQDSDGFSALHHAALTGTTELMSALLEAQATVDVKDSNGMRPLHYAAWQGKAESVLMLLRSGASVNGVSLDGHIPLHLAAQYGHYEVSEMLLQHQSNPCLVNKAKKTPLDLACEFGRVQVAQLLLSSNMVVALLEGERKEQTDSAFTTPLHLAARNGHKDIISLLLAAGIDINKTTKSGTALHEASLYGKTEVVRLLLDAGVDVNIRNTYNQTALDIVNQFTTSHASRDIKQLLRDATGVLQVRALKDFWNLHDPTALNIRAGDVITVLEQHVDGRWKGHIHDTQRGTDRVGFFPPSIVEVISRRNGGALSRHASLPSHRQQQPSRPPXSSSLSSAPHTDDSYTLYXPPTHVVLPLANGLNTTGLSPSRLSESGCPFEDIWVLRDSSHAGDRNSVGSVGSTRSAGSGQSTESTSTPNGLQPNAGHHDNASQPAPSAGDSGHSDCSKQSDHPAGGTPRRHTVTVQRPAEQSFSQQFVRPQQLLEGKDAEAIYQWLSEFQLEQYIGNFISAGYDVPTISRMTPEDLTAIGVTKPGHRKKISIEINNLNIPEWLPEYIPSDLGEWLSAIGLPQYHKKLSENGYDSISIVKDLTWEDLQEIGIIKLGHQKKLMLAVKKLCDIQRAILQAESGQGTLRRKAPGALHLVAIEPPDSAGECSSPHTPKMLTFQDSELSAELQTAMCSHYGGCEEGLAIKNAVGMSQSQESFDARSRGSGRSQDPPTASITPHSWSQESLEGSPAKERNLPEGWDQRPLQPLAKQVPLGTATMFKYPAIPAKPKLSGSRGPSPHGSPALKGFSYLHSHCGSTDLSSSPRSENHSMTLMPPKKRGQFVTRYALSDGEPDEDDEEPAYRSGNLSSYATLTRKPGRSQLARLQSSPEKNGTVGRSQSFAVRARKKGPPPPPPKRLSSVSSTTSGELSDSSTTSSSGGMITDSPVSVRSIAASLEGMTDGKNPPGPKPGLLHQEPPPSSPSLSSAGQEPRDAAGSRRRVQSECIPTQTRTEPDRGVKSDSEEEEPKGRGLDRSSSPQNSSSECIPFAEEGNLTIKQRPKAPGPPRAEAVLEPPENQDAKSLEVPEFNLKESDTVKRRHKPKDKEQGGGSPCMEGAGSDSGRSRSPSLNRDEVSLRISEAGLERPASPATGSTIKPPLSPKPAVAPKPVRHSLLAAQAAGLSSPSLTVSVVQSLAFSCPPSPRAPSPQSPSLTAARPQVCVVGPGSVPESSCGTEVVQQRLDQTSTSLEAALKAVERKLEDDSDGGSNTVKSAGTILDDIGNMFDDLADQLDAMLE from the exons agctGCTGGGCTCCACCAAGAGACTGAACGTGAACTACCAGGACTCAGACGG GTTCTCGGCGCTGCACCATGCTGCCCTCACAGGAACCACAGAGCTCATGTCTGCACTGCTGGAGGCTCAGGCCACCGTGGACGTCAAGGACAGCAacg GAATGCGTCCGCTGCATTACGCGGCCTGGCAGGGTAAAGCTGAGTCGGTGTTGATGCTGCTTCGCTCTGGAGCCTCAGTGAACGGAGTCTCTCTGGACGGACACATCCCTCTGCACCTGGCAGCCCAGTACGGACACTATGAAGTG TCTGAGATGTTGCTGCAGCATCAGTCCAACCCCTGTCTGGTCAACAAGGCCAAGAAGACTCCTCTGGACCTGGCCTGTGAGTTCGGGAGAGTCCAG GTGGCCCAGCTGTTGCTAAGCAGCAACATGGTGGTGGCGttgctggagggagagaggaaggagcagACGGACTCGGCCTTCACCACGCCGCTTCACCTCGCCGCCCGCAACGGACACAAAGACATCATAAG TCTGCTGCTGGCTGCCGGCATCGACATCAACAAGACCACCAAGTCTGGAACAGCTCTGCATGAAGCGTCTCTGTACGGGAAGACGGAGGTGGTCCGCCTGCTGCTGGAC GCCGGAGTGGACGTGAACATCAGAAACACCTACAACCAGACGGCGCTGGACATCGTCAACCAGTTCACCACGTCACACGCCAGCAGGGACATCAAGCAGCTGCTCAGAG ATGCAACGGGGGTTCTGCAGGTCAGAGCTCTGAAGGACTTCTGGAACCTCCACGATCCGACGGCCCTGAACATCCGGGCCGGAGACGTCATCACG GTGTTGGAGCAGCACGTGGACGGACGCTGGAAGGGCCACATCCACGACACCCAGAGGGGGACGGACCGCGTCGGCTTCTTCCCTCCGTCCATCGTGGAGGTCATCAGCAGACGGAACG GGGGCGCCCTCTCCCGACACGCCTCCCTGCCCTCCCATCGGCAGCAGCAGCCGTCCAgacccc tctcctccagccTCAGCTCCGCCCCTCACACCGATGACTCCTACACCCTCT GCCCCCCCACCCACGTGGTACTGCCGCTGGCCAACGGCCTCAACaccacag GTTTGTCTCCCAGCCGCCTGTCTGAGTCCGGGTGTCCCTTCGAGGACATCTGGGTCCTCAGGGACTCGAGTCATG cTGGAGACAGGAACAGCGTCGGCAGCGTCGGCAGCACCCGGAGTGCCGGCAGCGGTCAGAGCACGGAGAGCACCAGCACGCCCAACGGCCTGCAGCCCAACGCCGGTCACCATGACAACGCCAGCCAG ccggcgccctctgctggtgaTTCTGGACACTCAGACTGCAGCAAACAGTCCGATCATCCTGCAG GTGGAACTCCTCGCAGACACACGGTGACGGTGCAGAGACCTGCAGAGCAGAGCTTCTCTCAGCAGTTTGTTCGTCCTCAGCAGCTGCTGGAGGGGAAG GATGCAGAGGCCATCTATCAGTGGCTCAGTGAGTTCCAGCTGGAGCAGTACATCGGGAACTTCATCAGTGCTGGTTACGACGTTCCAACCATCAGCAGGATGACTCCTGAG GACCTGACTGCCATCGGAGTGACCAAACCAGGACACCGCAAGAAGATCTCCATCGAGATCAACAACCTGAACATCCCAGAGTGGCTGCCCGAGTACATCCCA TCTGACCTGGGCGAGTGGCTCAGCGCCATCGGCCTCCCTCAGTACCACAAGAAGCTCTCAGAGAACGGCTACGACTCCATCAGCATCGTCAAGGACCTCACATGGGAGGATCTGCAGGAGATCGGCATCATCAAGCTCG GCCACCAGAAGAAGCTGATGTTGGCGGTGAAGAAGCTGTGTGACATCCAGAGGGCGATCCTTCAGGCCGAATCAGGCCAAGGCACGCTGCGCCGCAAAGCCCCCGGAGCGCTCCACCTGGTCGCCATCGAGCCGCCGGACTCGGCCGGTGAATGCTCCTCCCCTCACACCCCAAAGATGCTGACCTTCCAGGACAGCGAGCTGAGCGCCGAGCTGCAGACGGCCATGTGCAGCCACTACGGCGGCTGCGAGGAAGGTTTGGCCATCAAGAACGCGGTGGGAATGTCCCAGAGCCAGGAGAGCTTCGACGCCCGGTCCAGAGGCTCCGGGCGCTCCCAGGACCCCCCTACGGCTTCCATCACCCCCCACAGCTGGTCCCAGGAGAGCCTGGAGGGCAGCCCCGCCAAGGAGAGGAACCTCCCCGAGGGCTGGGACCAGAGACCTCTGCAGCCGCTGGCCAAGCAGGTTCCTCTGGGCACCGCCACCATGTTCAAGTACCCGGCTATCCCAGCCAAACCCAAACTGTCTGGATCTCGTGGTCCGTCTCCTCATGGCTCCCCAGCGCTGAAGGGTTTCAGCTACCTGCATTCTCATTGTGGCTCCACGGACCTGAGCTCATCTCCCAGGTCTGAGAACCACAGCATGACCCTGATGCCGCCAAAGAAGCGCGGCCAGTTCGTGACCCGCTACGCCCTGTCGGACGGAGAGCCGGACGAGGACGACGAGGAGCCGGCGTATCGTTCTGGAAACCTCTCGTCCTACGCCACCTTGACCCGCAAACCGGGCCGCAGCCAGCTGGCCAGGTTACAGTCCAGTCCAGAGAAGAACGGCACCGTGGGACGCAGTCAGTCCTTCGCGGTGCGCGCCCGGAAAAagggtcctcctcctccacctccgaAGAGACTGAGCTCCGTGAGCAGCACCACCAGCGGTGAGCTGAGCGACAGCAGCACTACGTCGTCCTCCGGCGGGATGATAACAGACAGTCCGGTGAGCGTGAGGAGCATCGCTGCCTCTCTGGAGGGCATGACAGACGGGAAGAACCCCCCAGGACCTAAACCGGGGCTCCTCCACCAGGAGCCGCCGCCATCCTCCCCGTCCCTCAGCTCTGCAGGGCAGGAGCCCAGAGATGCTGCCGGGTCGAGGAGGAGGGTCCAGAGCGAATGTATTCCCACCCAGACCAGAACGGAGCCAGACCGAGGGGTGAAGTCCGACTCTGAGGAAGAAGAACCAAAAGGTCGCGGACTGGACCGGTCCTCGTCCCCTCAGAACAGCTCCAGTGAGTGCATCCCCTTCGCGGAGGAGGGCAACCTGACCATCAAACAGAGGCCCAAAGCTCCGGGGCCGCCGAGGGCCGAGGCGGTGCTGGAGCCTCCGGAGAACCAAGACGCCAAGAGCCTGGAGGTGCCGGAGTTCAACCTGAAGGAGTCGGACACCGTGAAGCGCCGCCACAAACCCAAAGAcaaggagcagggaggaggttCCCCCTGCATGGAGGGAGCCGGGTCGGATTCCGGCAGAAGCAGGTCTCCATCCCTGAACCGGGATGAGGTCAGTCTGAGGATCAGTGAGGCTGGTCTGGAGAGGCCAGCTAGTCCGGCAACGGGATCCACCATCAAACCTCCGCTCTCCCCAAAACCTGCCGTCGCACCTAAACCGGTCCGTCACAGTCTGCTGGCAGCACAAG CAGCGGGCCTCTCCTCCCCCTCGTTGACGGTCAGTGTGGTTCAGAGTTTGGCCTTCtcctgccccccctccccccggGCTCCGTCCCCCCAGAGTCCGTCTCTGACAGCAGCCCGGCCTCAGGTGTGCGTGGTCGGTCCGGGTAGCGTTCCCGAGTCGTCCTGTGGGACTGAGGTGGTCCAGCAGAGACTGGATCAGACCAGCACGTCTCTGGAAGCGGCTCTGAAGGCGGTCGAGAGGAAACTGGAGGACGACTCAGACGG TGGATCAAACACGGTGAAGTCTGCCGGGACGATTCTGGACGACATCGGCAACATGTTCGACGACCTCGCCGACCAGCTGGACGCCATGTTGGAGTGA